One Gloeothece verrucosa PCC 7822 DNA window includes the following coding sequences:
- a CDS encoding right-handed parallel beta-helix repeat-containing protein yields MAIFNVTNLNDFGAGSLRQAIFDANGLPGADTIEFSSVTGTITLRSGELRVTDSLTINGPGAKLLSVSGNNASRVFNINSYSTNTNFDVFINGLTITGGNSSSGGGIETNGGSITIMDSIISGNFGNGVTSFGGTTTISNSTISGNFGNGVTSLGGGTTTISNSTISGNFGYGVSSNGSSSILTITNSTILKNSQHGVSSNGPNGTTTITDSNISENSGKGVTSSGDTTISNSTILKNSQDGVSSNNPNGTTTITGSNISENSGKGVTSSGDTTISNSTILKNSQDGVSSNNPNGTTTITGSNISENSGKGVTSFGDTTISNSTILKNSQDGVSSNNPNGTTTITGSNISENSGNGVASSDDTTTISNSTISGNSGDGVRRIFGDTITITNSTISGNSGDGVRRIFGDTITITNSTISGNSNSGIEIIFSNLKLTNTIIANSGGGDCTNKGTIAANINNLIEDGTCNPGYQGDPNLGPLQNNGGPTLTHALLPGSIAINAGSNAAVPSYLTTDQRGIGFTRILGGTVDIGAYEAVAVVPEPLTMLGVATATAFAIAFRGKRKR; encoded by the coding sequence ATGGCTATTTTTAATGTTACCAATTTAAATGACTTTGGTGCAGGTAGTCTGCGGCAAGCTATTTTTGATGCCAATGGGTTGCCGGGTGCAGATACCATTGAGTTTAGTAGTGTGACGGGAACCATTACCCTGAGATCAGGAGAGTTAAGGGTTACGGACTCCCTCACCATTAACGGGCCAGGTGCTAAACTTTTGAGTGTATCAGGAAATAATGCTTCGAGGGTTTTTAATATTAACTCTTACTCTACTAATACTAATTTTGATGTCTTTATTAATGGCTTAACAATTACAGGAGGGAATAGTTCTTCCGGTGGCGGTATTGAAACCAATGGTGGCTCCATCACTATAATGGATAGCATTATTTCTGGGAACTTTGGTAATGGTGTTACCAGCTTTGGTGGCACTACTACTATAAGTAACAGCACTATTTCTGGGAACTTTGGTAATGGTGTTACCAGCCTTGGTGGTGGCACTACTACTATAAGTAACAGCACTATTTCTGGGAACTTTGGTTATGGTGTTAGCAGCAATGGATCATCTAGTATTCTCACCATAACTAACAGCACTATTTTGAAAAATTCTCAACATGGTGTTAGTAGCAATGGTCCTAATGGTACTACTACTATAACCGACAGCAACATTTCTGAGAATTCTGGTAAGGGTGTTACAAGCTCTGGTGACACTACTATAAGTAACAGCACTATTTTGAAAAATTCTCAGGATGGTGTTAGTAGCAATAATCCTAATGGTACTACTACTATAACCGGCAGCAACATTTCTGAGAATTCTGGTAAGGGTGTTACAAGCTCTGGTGACACTACTATAAGTAACAGCACTATTTTGAAAAATTCTCAGGATGGTGTTAGTAGCAATAATCCTAATGGTACTACTACTATAACCGGCAGCAACATTTCTGAGAATTCTGGTAAGGGTGTTACAAGCTTTGGTGACACTACTATAAGTAACAGCACTATTTTGAAAAATTCTCAGGATGGTGTTAGTAGCAATAATCCTAATGGTACTACTACTATAACCGGCAGCAACATTTCTGAGAATTCTGGTAATGGTGTTGCAAGCTCTGATGACACTACTACTATAAGTAACAGCACTATTTCTGGGAATTCTGGTGATGGTGTTAGAAGGATTTTTGGTGACACTATTACTATAACTAACAGCACTATTTCTGGGAATTCTGGTGATGGTGTTAGAAGGATTTTTGGTGACACTATTACTATAACTAACAGCACTATTTCTGGGAATTCCAATAGTGGTATTGAAATCATCTTCAGTAACTTGAAGTTAACTAACACAATTATTGCTAATAGCGGCGGTGGTGATTGCACTAACAAAGGTACAATAGCCGCTAACATCAACAACCTCATCGAAGACGGAACTTGTAATCCTGGATACCAAGGTGATCCCAATCTAGGGCCTTTACAAAACAACGGAGGACCAACCTTGACTCATGCCCTTCTTCCCGGAAGTATCGCTATTAATGCTGGTTCTAATGCCGCAGTTCCTTCTTATCTTACCACTGACCAAAGAGGCATAGGATTTACTCGTATTCTCGGCGGGACAGTAGATATCGGTGCTTATGAAGCCGTTGCCGTCGTGCCGGAACCCTTAACCATGCTTGGAGTAGCTACAGCTACCGCATTTGCCATAGCTTTTAGGGGCAAACGAAAGAGGTAA
- a CDS encoding amylo-alpha-1,6-glucosidase, whose product MTNDQEWLVTNGIGSYASGTVRGALGRGYHGLLIAALKPPLQRTLLLTKLDEIAITQTTSYPLYSNYWADGTRETEVDQHLEKFLLEGTIPVWFFRLGESLLEKRIWMQPEANTTYIQYSLIEASEPLKLSLKALVNYRDHHSRTVGGNWQMQVAPINYGVCITAAPGAIPFYLYCNCPQTTIYLKQIWYYGFQLAQERERGLYDLDDNFHAATFEISLAPGESATFVASCDPNPSAERVPHPSLDAKAQLEIRRAYEQELIEIFWRQNPSIIHLPPENLKSLKQLVLAADQFIVKRPIPHNPAGKTIIAGYHWFTDWGRDTMISLPGLTLSTGRPEIARSILLTFAQYVSQGMLPNRFPDDGAPLNEGDYNTVDATLWFFEAIRAYYQATEDHQFLAEILPILTDIIHWHLRGTRYNIHLDPEDGLIYAGVEGKQLTWMDAKVGDWVVTPRIGKPIEISALWYNALLTLSQFAQKLQKPFKEYEEMAQLTLKGFQRFWNAELGYCFDVLDSPTGNDPSLRPNQIFAVSLPQSPLSALQQKSVVDTCQKALLTPYGLRSLAATDPNYKGFYRGDQLERDGAYHQGIVWGWLIGAFVMAYLRVYGDQTRAYQFLEPMIAHLETAGLGTISEIFEGNKPFSPKGCIAQAWSVAEVLRSWLLIKG is encoded by the coding sequence ATGACTAATGACCAAGAATGGTTAGTAACTAATGGCATCGGGAGTTATGCCAGTGGGACAGTAAGGGGGGCCCTAGGGCGTGGATATCATGGACTGTTGATAGCTGCCCTGAAGCCTCCCTTACAACGTACCCTGTTATTAACTAAACTCGATGAAATTGCTATTACTCAAACCACTTCTTATCCTCTTTATAGCAATTATTGGGCAGATGGAACCCGAGAAACAGAAGTTGATCAGCACTTAGAAAAGTTCTTGCTAGAAGGCACTATTCCAGTCTGGTTTTTTCGTTTAGGAGAGTCCCTACTCGAAAAACGGATCTGGATGCAACCCGAGGCGAATACGACTTATATTCAATATTCTCTCATTGAAGCGAGTGAACCCCTCAAATTATCACTCAAAGCATTAGTGAATTACCGAGATCATCATAGTCGTACTGTGGGCGGAAACTGGCAGATGCAAGTTGCTCCGATAAATTATGGAGTGTGTATTACTGCCGCACCGGGAGCCATTCCTTTTTATCTGTATTGCAATTGTCCCCAAACGACTATTTATCTTAAGCAGATTTGGTATTACGGTTTTCAGTTAGCTCAAGAACGGGAGCGGGGATTATATGATTTGGATGATAACTTTCACGCGGCTACTTTTGAAATTTCCCTTGCGCCTGGTGAGTCGGCAACCTTTGTCGCTAGTTGCGATCCTAACCCCAGTGCGGAACGAGTTCCGCACCCCAGTTTAGACGCTAAGGCACAATTAGAGATTCGTCGCGCTTATGAACAAGAACTAATAGAAATTTTTTGGCGGCAGAACCCTTCTATTATTCATCTCCCTCCAGAAAATTTAAAATCTCTAAAACAGTTGGTGCTTGCTGCGGATCAATTTATTGTTAAGCGTCCTATTCCCCATAACCCGGCCGGAAAAACCATTATTGCTGGTTATCACTGGTTTACCGATTGGGGACGGGATACTATGATTAGTTTACCCGGTTTAACCCTCTCTACCGGCCGTCCAGAAATTGCCCGCTCTATTCTTTTAACCTTTGCTCAATACGTGAGTCAAGGGATGCTTCCTAACCGTTTTCCCGATGATGGCGCACCCTTAAACGAAGGGGATTATAATACTGTTGATGCAACTTTATGGTTTTTTGAAGCTATCCGTGCCTATTACCAAGCCACAGAAGATCATCAATTTTTAGCAGAAATTTTGCCGATTTTGACTGATATTATTCATTGGCATCTCAGAGGCACTCGCTATAATATCCATCTAGACCCCGAAGATGGCTTAATTTATGCAGGGGTTGAAGGAAAACAACTCACTTGGATGGATGCAAAGGTTGGGGACTGGGTGGTTACTCCTCGCATTGGCAAACCGATAGAAATTAGTGCCCTTTGGTATAATGCTTTACTCACGCTGTCTCAATTCGCTCAAAAGTTGCAAAAGCCATTTAAAGAATATGAAGAGATGGCTCAACTAACTTTAAAGGGTTTTCAACGCTTTTGGAATGCCGAATTAGGCTATTGTTTTGATGTCTTGGATAGCCCCACAGGAAATGATCCGTCGTTGCGTCCTAATCAAATTTTTGCAGTTTCTTTACCCCAGAGTCCTTTAAGCGCTTTACAACAAAAAAGCGTAGTGGATACTTGTCAAAAGGCCTTATTAACTCCCTATGGGTTGAGGAGTTTAGCCGCCACTGACCCGAATTATAAAGGGTTTTACCGAGGAGATCAATTAGAACGAGATGGTGCTTATCATCAAGGAATCGTCTGGGGATGGTTAATCGGAGCGTTTGTCATGGCTTATTTACGAGTTTATGGCGATCAAACCCGTGCTTATCAATTTTTAGAGCCAATGATTGCTCATTTAGAAACAGCAGGGTTAGGAACCATTAGCGAAATTTTTGAGGGGAATAAGCCCTTTTCTCCTAAAGGTTGTATTGCTCAAGCTTGGTCAGTGGCAGAGGTGTTAAGAAGTTGGTTGTTGATTAAAGGTTAG
- a CDS encoding TIGR03032 family protein, with translation MHEMAWRKEELWFINTRFSCLCTVDFVHSFVPCWRPSFISALTPEDRCHLNGLAMVNYQPKYVTALGNSDSLNGWRENKAKGGVLIDIDSNEIIATGLSMPHSPRWYNNQLWVLESGNGSIATVDLKSGKLETVAMLPGFTRGLDFWGNLAFIGLSQVRETAVFSGIPLTSRLTERSCGVWVVNIETGQTVAFLRFEDALQEIFAVQVLAGLRFPEIIDSDEKLLGSSYILPDEALVDVPNELKRVIS, from the coding sequence ATTCATGAAATGGCTTGGAGAAAAGAAGAATTATGGTTTATTAATACCCGCTTTTCTTGTTTATGTACAGTAGATTTTGTTCATAGTTTTGTGCCTTGTTGGCGACCCAGCTTTATTAGTGCTTTAACCCCCGAAGATCGCTGTCATCTGAATGGGTTAGCGATGGTAAACTATCAACCTAAATATGTTACTGCCTTGGGAAATAGTGACAGTTTGAACGGCTGGCGAGAAAACAAAGCTAAGGGCGGTGTACTCATCGATATTGACTCTAATGAAATTATCGCCACAGGATTATCTATGCCGCATTCTCCCCGTTGGTATAATAATCAACTCTGGGTTTTAGAATCGGGAAATGGAAGTATAGCCACTGTGGATTTAAAAAGCGGCAAATTAGAAACCGTAGCTATGTTGCCAGGATTTACAAGAGGATTAGATTTTTGGGGCAATTTAGCTTTTATTGGTTTATCTCAGGTCAGAGAAACGGCGGTATTTAGTGGAATTCCCCTCACCAGTAGACTAACCGAAAGAAGTTGTGGGGTATGGGTAGTCAATATTGAGACAGGGCAAACAGTGGCCTTTTTACGCTTTGAAGATGCCCTACAAGAAATTTTTGCCGTGCAAGTATTAGCCGGGTTGCGGTTTCCTGAAATTATTGATAGTGATGAAAAGTTATTAGGAAGTAGTTATATTCTGCCAGATGAGGCCCTAGTCGATGTCCCAAACGAACTCAAACGAGTAATTTCTTAA
- a CDS encoding alpha/beta fold hydrolase — translation MNLRKGKLQTQCTIVDGLSIFARVSAEMLPQNAPIIILIHGLILSSRYMIPTAELLAANYRVYALDLPGYGESEKPEKILDLPELADVIARWMDATGIKKATFLGNSMGCQIIAELAMRHPQRIERAILQGPTVDPRGRSLFQQIWRFLLNAPGEDYSQAPIQIQDYWLAGLPRCIATIQIALYDRVEAKLPYLRVPTLVVRGDKDPVVPQQWAQEVVDLLPQGQLKVIAGGAHTLNYSKPLELTQAVEAFIKATESDLITTEV, via the coding sequence ATGAACCTACGCAAAGGAAAATTGCAGACTCAATGTACCATTGTTGATGGACTCTCAATATTTGCCCGGGTATCGGCAGAAATGCTACCCCAAAATGCTCCGATCATTATTTTAATACACGGATTGATTCTCTCAAGCCGCTACATGATTCCTACTGCCGAATTACTAGCCGCCAATTATCGAGTCTATGCCCTTGACTTACCGGGATATGGCGAAAGTGAGAAACCAGAAAAAATATTAGACTTGCCTGAACTGGCTGATGTTATCGCTCGCTGGATGGATGCAACCGGAATTAAAAAAGCCACTTTTTTAGGTAACTCGATGGGTTGCCAAATTATTGCCGAGTTAGCCATGCGGCATCCGCAGCGTATTGAGCGGGCAATTTTGCAAGGTCCTACCGTTGACCCTCGGGGGCGCAGTCTTTTTCAGCAAATCTGGCGGTTTCTGCTCAATGCACCCGGAGAAGACTATAGCCAAGCCCCCATACAAATACAAGATTACTGGTTAGCCGGTTTACCTCGCTGTATCGCTACTATTCAAATTGCCCTCTATGACCGCGTTGAAGCGAAACTTCCCTATTTGCGTGTCCCCACGTTAGTCGTGCGGGGTGACAAAGACCCAGTCGTGCCGCAGCAATGGGCACAAGAAGTAGTGGACCTTTTACCCCAAGGTCAATTAAAGGTTATTGCAGGGGGAGCGCATACCCTCAACTACAGTAAGCCGCTAGAACTGACCCAAGCCGTAGAAGCCTTTATTAAGGCTACAGAATCAGATTTAATTACAACAGAGGTATGA
- the ppk1 gene encoding polyphosphate kinase 1 codes for MPKSKIKSSEVNLKDHQYYFNRDLSWLEFNYRVLYEALDSRTPLLERLKFSAIFCSNLDEFFMVRIAGLKQQQEAGVTKLTPDGRTPSQQLADISARLRPLVSQQDQNFEYNLKSQLVAQGIHLINYVDLNQEQRTHLHEYFEAHIFPVLTPLAVDPSHPFPYISNLSLNLAVVVRDPETDKELFARVKVPSVLPRFIELPKELRQQQRDKTAIWTGVPLEQVIAHNLEFLFPGMIIQECHAFRVTRNADLEVEEDEAYDLLLAIEQELRKRRIGKSAVRLEIHASTPETIKHRLMQDLGLEDMDVYEVEGLLGHRDLFYFMSLPCPELKDPPWNPVTPNWVKEIQQRRSECETEDIPDGMDIFSAIREGDILVHHPYQAFSATVQEFITEAAYDPNVQAIKMTLYRTSGDSPIVKALIAAAENGKQVVALVELKARFDEENNILWARKLEQAGVHVVYGLVGLKTHTKTVLVVRQEDKQIRRYVHIGTGNYNPKTAKLYTDLGLFSCREELGADLTDLFNFLTGYSRQKSYRKLLVAPVSMRKRMIEMIRREAEHCRNGGTGRIVAKMNALVDPEIVEVLYEASRAGVEIDLIIRGMCCLRPGVEGISETIRVISVIGRFLEHSRIFYFHNGGKEEMYIGSADWMTRNLSRRVEAIVPVEDPNIIKELQEILGIMLSDNRQAWDLLPDGTYVQRRPSDEDHQQSTHETLMQMALNSVSTH; via the coding sequence ATGCCTAAATCAAAAATTAAGTCCTCCGAAGTTAATCTTAAGGATCATCAGTATTATTTTAACCGGGATTTAAGCTGGTTAGAATTTAACTACCGGGTGCTATATGAAGCCTTAGATTCCCGTACACCGCTTTTAGAACGCCTCAAATTTAGTGCCATCTTTTGCTCAAACTTAGATGAATTCTTCATGGTAAGAATTGCCGGACTCAAACAACAACAAGAAGCCGGAGTGACTAAACTGACACCGGATGGACGTACCCCTTCTCAACAATTAGCAGATATTAGCGCTCGCCTACGTCCGTTAGTTTCTCAACAAGACCAAAACTTTGAATATAATCTTAAGAGTCAATTAGTGGCTCAGGGAATTCATTTAATTAACTACGTTGACCTTAACCAGGAACAACGTACCCATTTACATGAGTATTTTGAAGCTCATATTTTTCCTGTTCTCACTCCCCTGGCGGTTGATCCTTCTCATCCTTTTCCTTATATTTCTAATTTGAGTCTTAATCTCGCTGTGGTTGTTAGGGACCCTGAAACTGATAAAGAACTTTTTGCGCGGGTAAAAGTGCCTAGCGTTTTACCTCGTTTTATTGAGTTACCCAAAGAACTTAGACAACAACAAAGAGATAAAACCGCCATTTGGACAGGAGTCCCCTTAGAACAAGTCATTGCCCACAATTTAGAGTTCTTATTTCCGGGGATGATTATTCAAGAATGTCATGCCTTTCGAGTGACTCGGAATGCCGATTTAGAAGTAGAAGAAGATGAAGCTTATGATTTACTCTTAGCGATCGAACAAGAACTGCGAAAAAGACGTATCGGAAAATCAGCCGTTCGTTTAGAAATTCATGCCTCAACACCAGAAACGATTAAGCATAGATTAATGCAAGATTTGGGGCTAGAAGACATGGATGTCTATGAAGTAGAAGGATTACTGGGCCATAGAGATTTATTCTATTTTATGTCTTTGCCTTGTCCAGAACTAAAAGACCCTCCTTGGAATCCGGTCACTCCTAACTGGGTAAAAGAAATTCAACAAAGGCGTTCAGAATGTGAAACCGAAGATATTCCCGATGGCATGGATATTTTTAGTGCTATTCGTGAAGGGGATATTTTAGTTCATCATCCTTATCAAGCTTTTAGCGCTACGGTTCAAGAATTTATTACTGAAGCGGCTTATGACCCTAATGTACAGGCCATTAAAATGACTTTGTATCGGACTTCGGGAGATTCCCCCATTGTTAAAGCGTTAATTGCTGCGGCTGAAAATGGTAAACAAGTGGTAGCTTTAGTAGAATTAAAAGCCCGATTTGATGAAGAAAATAATATTCTTTGGGCAAGAAAATTAGAACAAGCTGGCGTTCATGTAGTCTATGGATTAGTGGGATTAAAAACCCATACAAAAACGGTTTTAGTGGTGCGTCAAGAAGATAAACAAATTCGCCGCTATGTTCATATCGGAACGGGAAATTATAATCCGAAAACCGCTAAATTATACACCGATTTAGGGTTATTTAGTTGTCGAGAAGAATTAGGAGCCGATTTGACAGATTTATTTAATTTTTTGACCGGCTATTCCCGACAAAAATCTTACCGTAAATTATTAGTTGCCCCTGTGAGTATGCGTAAACGCATGATCGAAATGATCCGCCGAGAAGCCGAACATTGTCGCAATGGGGGAACCGGCCGAATTGTAGCCAAAATGAATGCTTTAGTTGATCCTGAAATTGTCGAGGTTCTTTATGAAGCTTCTCGCGCCGGGGTGGAAATTGATCTCATTATTCGGGGGATGTGTTGTTTACGTCCTGGGGTTGAAGGAATCAGTGAAACCATTCGAGTAATTAGCGTTATAGGGCGTTTTCTCGAACATTCTCGCATTTTCTATTTTCATAATGGAGGAAAAGAAGAAATGTATATCGGTAGTGCCGACTGGATGACCCGAAATTTGAGCCGCCGAGTAGAAGCCATTGTTCCTGTAGAAGATCCCAACATTATCAAAGAATTACAAGAAATTTTGGGCATTATGCTCTCAGATAACCGGCAGGCATGGGATTTACTCCCGGATGGGACTTACGTCCAACGTCGCCCGAGTGATGAGGACCATCAACAAAGTACCCATGAAACTTTGATGCAAATGGCTTTAAACTCCGTAAGTACCCATTAA
- a CDS encoding TldD/PmbA family protein, giving the protein MTIKPQQLIDLALKAGATHAEVYQSSSLSRPVSFEANRLKQLEITESEGTALRLWRDGCPGLAVAYGPCEPLELVEKAIALTHLNVPETIELAAPHEAIYSNVGETVSVEALVETGKEMIAQIRDVYPDVICNAALECEQESTILINSQGLYCHSSDISVSYYLGVEWIRGEDFLGVYEGDYTRGKLNPEQVVKQLLQRLQWAESHAETPTGRIPVLLTANAATLLWETVAAALNGKNVLEKSSPWSEKQGDMVISEQLSLSQQPDREPYDCPFDDEGTLTQKLSLIEQGTVQLFYCDRTTGRALGTSSTGNGFRPGLGRYPTPDLVNLIIEPGQGEFEALIRQLDKALIVEQILGGGADISGDFSINVDLGYRVEKGEILGRVKDTMVAGNVYSALKQVAALGNDVRWNGSCYTPSLIVEGLSVVGANE; this is encoded by the coding sequence ATGACCATTAAACCTCAACAACTTATCGATTTAGCCCTCAAAGCCGGAGCCACCCATGCAGAGGTATATCAGTCTAGTTCCCTATCTCGTCCGGTTTCTTTTGAAGCCAACCGCCTCAAACAGCTAGAAATTACCGAGTCAGAAGGAACTGCCTTAAGATTATGGCGAGACGGATGTCCAGGGTTAGCCGTTGCTTATGGACCCTGTGAACCCCTAGAATTAGTAGAAAAAGCGATCGCTCTAACGCACCTCAATGTCCCTGAAACCATTGAACTAGCCGCTCCTCACGAGGCGATTTATTCTAATGTGGGGGAAACGGTTTCTGTGGAGGCGTTAGTGGAAACTGGCAAAGAGATGATCGCTCAAATTCGAGACGTTTATCCGGATGTTATCTGTAATGCCGCCTTAGAGTGTGAACAAGAAAGCACGATTTTAATCAATTCCCAAGGACTTTATTGTCACTCGAGTGATATTTCTGTCAGTTATTACTTAGGGGTAGAATGGATTCGAGGAGAAGACTTTTTAGGTGTCTATGAAGGAGACTATACCCGAGGTAAACTCAACCCTGAACAAGTCGTTAAACAGCTATTACAGCGTTTACAGTGGGCCGAGTCTCATGCAGAAACCCCCACAGGACGTATCCCGGTTTTATTGACCGCAAATGCCGCCACCCTGCTATGGGAAACGGTAGCGGCGGCTTTAAATGGAAAAAATGTCTTAGAAAAGTCTTCGCCTTGGAGTGAGAAACAAGGGGACATGGTGATCAGTGAGCAACTCAGTTTATCCCAACAACCGGACCGAGAACCCTATGACTGTCCTTTCGATGACGAAGGAACTCTAACTCAAAAGTTATCTTTAATCGAACAAGGAACAGTACAATTGTTTTATTGTGATCGTACGACAGGGAGAGCGTTAGGAACTTCTAGTACAGGTAACGGGTTTCGTCCGGGTTTAGGGCGCTATCCTACGCCAGATTTAGTCAATTTAATCATTGAACCTGGACAAGGTGAGTTCGAAGCGTTAATTCGTCAGTTAGATAAGGCTTTAATTGTTGAGCAAATTTTAGGCGGTGGGGCTGATATTTCGGGAGATTTTTCTATCAATGTGGATTTAGGCTATCGTGTAGAAAAAGGAGAAATTTTAGGCCGGGTTAAAGATACAATGGTCGCCGGCAATGTTTATAGTGCGTTAAAGCAAGTGGCGGCTTTAGGCAATGATGTCCGATGGAATGGTTCCTGTTATACCCCTTCTTTAATTGTTGAGGGGTTATCGGTCGTGGGAGCGAATGAGTGA
- a CDS encoding vWA domain-containing protein has product MRVIIRPALSDAHIDANQNSSQRQLSLAISAQGEPGRTLPLNLCLVLDHSGSMGGRPLETVKKAAIELVKQLNPEDRVSVIAFDHRAKVIVPNQGIEDLNTVIEQIKALRAAGGTAIDEGLKLGIKESALGKQERVSQIFLLTDGENEHGDNERCLKLAQVASDYNITLNTLGFGNHWNQDVLEKIADSAGGSLSYIENPEKALEEFSRLFSRAQSIGLTNAHLIIDLLPQASLAQLKPIAQVEPETVELTVQSEGTRHTVRLGDLMVDQERVVLINLYINQLSPGIQTIGKAQVRFDDPALSQTGILSETIPLNVEVQTVYQPEPNDQVRQSILALAKYRQTQIAEEKLKQGDRIGAATLLQTAAKTALQLGDQGAATILQSSATRLQMGEDLSEAERKKTRIVAKTRLQAD; this is encoded by the coding sequence ATGAGAGTTATTATCAGACCGGCCCTAAGTGATGCTCATATTGATGCTAACCAAAATAGCAGCCAACGGCAACTTTCCTTAGCCATATCCGCACAAGGAGAACCCGGGAGAACTTTACCCTTAAATTTATGCCTTGTCTTAGATCACAGTGGATCAATGGGAGGAAGACCCCTAGAAACGGTGAAAAAAGCGGCAATTGAACTGGTTAAACAATTAAATCCTGAAGATCGTGTCTCAGTCATCGCCTTTGATCACCGAGCAAAAGTGATTGTTCCTAACCAAGGAATAGAAGACCTCAATACTGTCATAGAACAGATTAAAGCGCTTAGAGCAGCCGGAGGAACAGCCATCGATGAAGGACTCAAACTCGGGATCAAAGAATCTGCTTTAGGGAAACAAGAACGAGTCTCGCAAATATTTCTGTTAACCGATGGAGAAAATGAACACGGAGATAACGAACGCTGTTTGAAACTGGCTCAAGTGGCCTCAGACTATAATATTACTCTTAATACCCTAGGCTTTGGCAACCATTGGAATCAAGATGTTTTAGAAAAAATTGCTGATTCTGCCGGAGGCAGCTTATCTTATATTGAAAACCCCGAAAAAGCTTTAGAAGAATTCAGCCGCCTATTTAGCCGCGCTCAGTCCATCGGATTAACTAATGCTCATCTAATCATTGATTTATTACCTCAAGCCAGTTTAGCCCAGTTAAAACCCATTGCCCAAGTGGAACCGGAAACGGTAGAGTTAACAGTACAATCCGAAGGCACTCGCCATACTGTGCGTTTAGGAGACTTAATGGTGGATCAAGAACGAGTGGTTTTGATCAATCTTTATATTAATCAACTCTCTCCAGGTATTCAAACTATTGGTAAAGCACAAGTCCGTTTTGATGATCCGGCTTTATCTCAAACCGGCATACTTTCAGAAACCATACCTCTCAATGTAGAAGTCCAAACGGTTTACCAACCTGAACCCAATGATCAAGTTCGTCAATCTATTTTAGCTTTAGCCAAATATCGTCAAACCCAAATTGCTGAAGAAAAACTTAAACAAGGCGATCGCATTGGGGCAGCTACTTTACTACAAACGGCGGCTAAAACGGCTTTACAATTAGGAGACCAAGGAGCCGCTACCATTCTACAAAGTAGTGCCACTCGTTTACAAATGGGAGAAGACCTCTCAGAAGCCGAACGCAAAAAGACCAGAATTGTCGCCAAAACCCGATTACAGGCTGATTAA